The Deltaproteobacteria bacterium genome contains the following window.
GCTTTCCCCCGAGCGCGAGCGGGTGTATGAATGGATCTACACCGACCCTGTTCGCCTCATCTCCTTCATCGGCGGGAAACAGGTGGCTTACGTAGTCGTTGACGATGACCCTTCCTCCCTGAACGACGAGCAAAAGAATTGGCTGTTCTGGAGCGGAATAACTACAGCCACGGCAGCGGGTTTAGGGATACTCTATTATTATCTCATTGGGAGTAAATAGGCGAAAGGAGAATACCATGATCAAATTGATCCTGAAGCTGAAAGACACCCAGATTGAGGAATTCAACCTGGAAAAGAGCCTGATTACGATTGGCAGGTCCAAGGAAAACGAAGTGGTGATCGATAATATTGCCATCTCCCGCAAACATGCTCAGGTCGAGTTAAAAGAGGGGACGAGCTATGTCTTAAGAGACCTGCAGAGCTCTAATGGCACCTTCCTCAACGGCGTGCAGATTGATGCCAATGACCACCCGCTGAACCAGGGTGATATTATCGGCATTGCCAAATTTCAGATCCAGGTCAGAGGTCTGGCCAAAGCCCCTCAGCCCGCAGCCAAGGTTCTTCCCCAGGAAGACGTCGAAGGGACGATGATCTTTGATTCGGCCAAGCGGAAGCCTGGTCTTGAACCGCAGGCCGTCCCTGAGCAAAAAGCTTTTCAATGGCCATCTCTTGCCGCCACCCAAGGGGCCAGGAAAGGAACAGATTTTAAGATTACCAAAGAAGTAACCATCCTGGGCAAGGGTGCCGGTGCCGATATTCCTGTTGAAGGATGGTTTGTCTCCTCCCCGCATGCCAAGATCAGCCGCCACGGAGACCGCTTCTACATATCCCACGTGGGGGGGTCTTTTCCAAAACGAAGGTGAACGGAATCAAGATTACGGAGGAACACATCCTGAAGAACAGGGATGAGATCCAGATTGGAAATAGTTCCTTCATCTTCACCCATTAGTCTCCGGATTCATTTTGATGATCCCTGCCACCTTAAATTTAATAGGACGCAGATTTACGCAGATAACCGCAGATAATTATTTTCTTTTTAGTTTATCCTGATAATCCATGTACATCCGTGTCCAAAAAGGAATTTCCTATACAATAAATTTATTGATAGATGAGGAATCATGAAGGTTAGGTTCGCCGTGGCCTCAGACATGGGCCGGGTCCGTAAAAATAATGAAGACGCTTTCCTTGCTGATCCCGTTCTGGGAATTTTTGCCGTGGCCGACGGTATGGGAGGTCATGCCTCCGGGGAAGTGGCCAGCCGCTTGGCCATAGAATCCCTGCAGGAATCCATAGCTCGAGTTGGGAAAGAAAAAGAAGCGACCCTATCCGAAGACAGCACAGCCGTCCTCTCATCCCCGGCTAACCTCATGGTCAATGGCATCCGCCTAGCGAACCAAAGAATTTACAAGGCCTCACAAGAGAATAGAGAATATAAAGGGATGGGAACCACGCTCGTGGCCGTTTACTTTTCAGCCTCCTCCCCCATTGTGGCCCATGTCGGAGATAGCCGCCTTTACCATTTACGGGGCCAAGCCATCCATCAGGTTACCGAGGACCACTCCTGGGTCTGGGAGCAATATAAACAGGGTTTGATCGCCAAGGAGGCTTTATCGGCGTCCCCCCATAAAAATATTGTCACCCGGGCCTTAGGCATCCAACCCACAGTCGATGTGGATATACAAGAGCTGGAAGTTCAGCAGGGGGACTTCTTGCTTCTCTGCTCGGATGGGCTTTCTGATTTAGTCCGGGAGGAGGAGATGCTCGAGGTGGTCAGCCAGAATTCAGGAGATCTAAATGGCAACTGTAACAACTTGATC
Protein-coding sequences here:
- a CDS encoding FHA domain-containing protein codes for the protein MIKLILKLKDTQIEEFNLEKSLITIGRSKENEVVIDNIAISRKHAQVELKEGTSYVLRDLQSSNGTFLNGVQIDANDHPLNQGDIIGIAKFQIQVRGLAKAPQPAAKVLPQEDVEGTMIFDSAKRKPGLEPQAVPEQKAFQWPSLAATQGARKGTDFKITKEVTILGKGAGADIPVEGWFVSSPHAKISRHGDRFYISHVGGSFPKRR
- a CDS encoding Stp1/IreP family PP2C-type Ser/Thr phosphatase — encoded protein: MKVRFAVASDMGRVRKNNEDAFLADPVLGIFAVADGMGGHASGEVASRLAIESLQESIARVGKEKEATLSEDSTAVLSSPANLMVNGIRLANQRIYKASQENREYKGMGTTLVAVYFSASSPIVAHVGDSRLYHLRGQAIHQVTEDHSWVWEQYKQGLIAKEALSASPHKNIVTRALGIQPTVDVDIQELEVQQGDFLLLCSDGLSDLVREEEMLEVVSQNSGDLNGNCNNLIHLANFRGGKDNITVLLIQINQG